The following nucleotide sequence is from Citrus sinensis cultivar Valencia sweet orange chromosome 6, DVS_A1.0, whole genome shotgun sequence.
AAAACATTTGGGTTTATGATTTATAGGCGTGAAGACattttggtttaattaaattcgtatttttatccttttatgtaataacaatattacaaaaatagatttttataaagaatattaaagagCTGTGAAAAGCATCTCTCCATATTTAACTAGTTGGCTGCTCTGATAGTCCGATCCTTATTCTGAAAAAGACTTGTTATGGGGGAGTGGAATGCAAGATTTGTGTAACATAAAAAGAGCCCAATAAGAAAAAGAGCTCAGCGCTGGCCGCTGCAGAGCCAGAACAAGTGAAAAAGATTTGCGTTGTGCTCAGTGCTCACACTTTgggaataataattttgtaattttaataagccTTAGAGATTTTTGGCTCATCGACCCATGTCTGTGACTGCTGCTTCAATCTATTACAAACAAACTTACAAGCAATTTGGAAAATTACAGTGCAAAGAGAAACTTCTAATACAGATAGTAAATACAATCAGACAACTTGGAGAATAGAACATATGGCTTGTACCAAAGTGAGGACTAGGAGCAGAATGGCAGCAACAGTTCCAGTGCTTCTCCAAAGATTGTTAAAATAAACTCTTTTCAAGGTTGCCATTGCATGGTTCCAAGGATTGTCGTAGTGTGCTTTCAGATCCCTGAAAATGTCACAGTAACAGGAACAGTCTAAAATGATATAATCCCCAAGTTTGTTGAACAGATTTGCTACTTTAGCATTGTTGCCCACGTGAATAGATATAATCCCTGCTTCAACGAGCAAATTGACATCTTCTTCATTGTTGATAAGAGCATCCACCAGATTGATATAATTGCAGACAAGGGTTTCATGCGGATAGTGGCACTGTTCCAAAGCCATCAAGTTTCGAAACACGGATTCCGTTTGGTCGTATATATTAATGGGTGGAATTTGCAGCTCGTGTACTTTCAATTTCAACCATGAGAATGGGATGCCTAGCTTTtcctttttatcaaaatttatatcaatcaAGCATTTTCCTTGAACATGCTGCTTGAATTTCACTCCTGACTCTTGCAGTTTGATTGCACAAGGTAAATCTGGAGTTACTCCTCTAGACTGCGGTCTTAAGTATGTATATGTTAAAAGATGTCTCTTCAAATCCGTGAAATGTTTAACTTCAGCCTCgaaatttgaaagatttaatATATTGTCTTCATTGAACAAAGAATCCCGGAAGTATTGACAAGATAGAATAAGCAAGGAAGGATTATTAGTATTGTTCGGGAAGGCTATCTCATATAACTCTTCCAGGACGAAGTACGGTAGCTGATTTTCAAGCAGTAACAAGTCATACCGAATAGTAGTTCTCAATAGTGGTTTATACGGAGGCAAGCTTCTAATACGTATACGCCACTCAAAGCTTCTCAAAAAGAGCTCGATGATAAAGACAGCGTCATAGAGAATCATTGTTATAAACTCAAGTTTTTTAAGATTACTCGTTTCTTCGTAACAATGGCGAATATGTTGCTCGTGATGCTGTAAGAAGCCTACCATTTCCTGCCATATCTCTGGAGTGATTCGTTTACTAAATTCTCttctaaatctaattttttgcttttccATATAAGCTAATTCTTTTTTACCATAATGAAGAGGGCCTATCGAAATTACCTGAGGAGTGTAAGCTTCTTCATTTGCTTTGCGGAGAGCTTTAGGAACCCTGTAAATACAGCACTCAGGTTGAGGCTCCAAGTTTTCCTGCTCCTCGTCAATTAGCCACTCTTTGTGTACTTTAAGGGAATCAAATCTTATCAAGTCATTCCTTTCCACCTCCATGTTTTAAGTCCTATATATACAACAActagtaataaattaaacgaCGTCCTTCTGTAATAAAATCAACCCTTAAAAgcaaaacatatataattctATTAAACTATAAGAAATAGTTAATACAATCTTTGAAATTTGAGCATGAGCCTACCTGCTCAATAGTTTAATTTGCTGGACGGAAGCAAATACTGATGTGGTTGAGAGCGCCGGATTGGATTCCGGATGTATACATGTTGCTTCTCTCGATCTCTGTCTTTTTGATAATGTCTTCTCTTCCAGTTCAgctataatatatttatcacACTTCTGCTTGTTGATTGTACGAGTACAAATCAAGTGGTGTTAATTATTTCTATCATTTGTAGTTTTGGAAGACTTGAGAGGTGAGTCAATGCCATGTGAACAGCTGTCAGCTGATCAAAGATTTCGAATCCATGGACGAAAAGTCTTCCTCCCCGACAACGGCGTCCCACGTACTTTTAATTTGGCAGtaagaaattaatcatgtagatacttaaatttttaataagtgacatcaaaatctcttttgattataattttttttgttctattaacttcaaaaaatgactttaatattttataataaataaaaatataatatttatttattaatatcaaatatgattgttgaatttaaattaattttcaatttagtattttagtaaataataaattattaaataaataaaatactttttacatatttgaagtataataactaaaatgattttatgcaataaaagtaaaaaaaatattatcatttatttattaaatatttaggttcattaattataatattttatattactatttaaatataaatataaattaatatttagtaaattgaattttattataaaatattgaataataaaggtaaaataattaaaattaaaatatgaagactAATTTAATGCAGCACAGTCTAAATTCTACCTCCCTATgagattattttatatttctttcattataTTAGCCACCTTTTAAACGTAGTGTAAGTCAAATGTGGGTTAGtataagaataaatattttaatacaatataatatattgtaatattaccaaacgcaccctaaagAGTTTAgctgttaatttattattttataaaacgACGCCATCGCAATATCGCAATCACGTTTGTCCAGCATTAATCGCTATTCTGTTACCCAGCCAGCTATCATTGGTCTTCAAAATCTTGACCGTTCATATAAGGACACGGATCCAACGTTTCAGTTTTGTTGTCACCAAGTTGGAGATAAATATAATCAAACTTAGCCGATTCCCGTATTCTTATAGTAGGTAAGTGGGATCTGCATAATAGGACTATGATTCTTATTGAGGAAGAATTTTCTCAAATGTCACGTTGAAGAATACAAATCGATTAGGCATAGCGGCCCATTTTAgcaattaaacaaagaaaagacaTAGCAACATTTGCATTATATTTGTAGACCTATATGGTAgtcactaaaataataatatacgtgtcataatttttattaaatcgtatagacttattttatttatgtatcatttttgataaaataatctaaaatg
It contains:
- the LOC102627671 gene encoding UPF0481 protein At3g47200-like isoform X2, yielding MEVERNDLIRFDSLKVHKEWLIDEEQENLEPQPECCIYRVPKALRKANEEAYTPQEMVGFLQHHEQHIRHCYEETSNLKKLEFITMILYDAVFIIELFLRSFEWRIRIRSLPPYKPLLRTTIRYDLLLLENQLPYFVLEELYEIAFPNNTNNPSLLILSCQYFRDSLFNEDNILNLSNFEAEVKHFTDLKRHLLTYTYLRPQSRGVTPDLPCAIKLQESGVKFKQHVQGKCLIDINFDKKEKLGIPFSWLKLKVHELQIPPINIYDQTESVFRNLMALEQCHYPHETLVCNYINLVDALINNEEDVNLLVEAGIISIHVGNNAKVANLFNKLGDYIILDCSCYCDIFRDLKAHYDNPWNHAMATLKRVYFNNLWRSTGTVAAILLLVLTLVQAICSILQVV
- the LOC102627671 gene encoding putative UPF0481 protein At3g02645 isoform X1, which encodes MEVERNDLIRFDSLKVHKEWLIDEEQENLEPQPECCIYRVPKALRKANEEAYTPQVISIGPLHYGKKELAYMEKQKIRFRREFSKRITPEIWQEMVGFLQHHEQHIRHCYEETSNLKKLEFITMILYDAVFIIELFLRSFEWRIRIRSLPPYKPLLRTTIRYDLLLLENQLPYFVLEELYEIAFPNNTNNPSLLILSCQYFRDSLFNEDNILNLSNFEAEVKHFTDLKRHLLTYTYLRPQSRGVTPDLPCAIKLQESGVKFKQHVQGKCLIDINFDKKEKLGIPFSWLKLKVHELQIPPINIYDQTESVFRNLMALEQCHYPHETLVCNYINLVDALINNEEDVNLLVEAGIISIHVGNNAKVANLFNKLGDYIILDCSCYCDIFRDLKAHYDNPWNHAMATLKRVYFNNLWRSTGTVAAILLLVLTLVQAICSILQVV
- the LOC102627671 gene encoding UPF0481 protein At3g47200-like isoform X3, which translates into the protein MVGFLQHHEQHIRHCYEETSNLKKLEFITMILYDAVFIIELFLRSFEWRIRIRSLPPYKPLLRTTIRYDLLLLENQLPYFVLEELYEIAFPNNTNNPSLLILSCQYFRDSLFNEDNILNLSNFEAEVKHFTDLKRHLLTYTYLRPQSRGVTPDLPCAIKLQESGVKFKQHVQGKCLIDINFDKKEKLGIPFSWLKLKVHELQIPPINIYDQTESVFRNLMALEQCHYPHETLVCNYINLVDALINNEEDVNLLVEAGIISIHVGNNAKVANLFNKLGDYIILDCSCYCDIFRDLKAHYDNPWNHAMATLKRVYFNNLWRSTGTVAAILLLVLTLVQAICSILQVV